A DNA window from Vibrio cidicii contains the following coding sequences:
- a CDS encoding DUF1127 domain-containing protein, with protein MRHSIYLKLATLLVQADLKREERQWAARVRRSSYDVPWANAFLLKDIGLDEGGRMNPNTVPDEVKVARRMRHMRRVLSARIPT; from the coding sequence ATGCGTCATTCTATTTATTTGAAATTAGCCACTTTGCTGGTGCAAGCCGATCTAAAACGTGAAGAACGCCAATGGGCAGCGCGCGTTCGCCGCAGTAGTTATGATGTTCCTTGGGCCAATGCGTTTTTGCTCAAAGATATCGGTTTGGACGAAGGTGGACGAATGAATCCGAATACGGTACCTGATGAAGTGAAAGTCGCTCGTCGTATGCGTCATATGCGTCGAGTATTAAGTGCGCGAATACCAACGTAA